Proteins encoded together in one Ciona intestinalis chromosome 1, KH, whole genome shotgun sequence window:
- the LOC100182278 gene encoding CDP-diacylglycerol--glycerol-3-phosphate 3-phosphatidyltransferase, mitochondrial: MTKQNQRSDFKWLNKLAPCFAVNGNNVKVIETPKEFYSTLLNCIQNANKRIVLSALYLGTDELDRQLVNCLNEKIKEKGTDLDVDILLDYTRGTRGETNSKTLLAPILKENPNNSVKISFFHTPNLRGVVKTCLPARWNEIVGVNHIKLFIFDDTLVISGANLSTNYFEQRQDRYMSFTKVKKLADYFQALTKTVSSFSFQLQPNGELKLSEGCPHHPVTGNFQEYAVFVRTSMQPYSLPYRYEDNKNQSVLQDWNPFRILFNKFFPTINPQICENMSNDTDSSISPCQSATKSDCDDCDTFVYPSLQLGCVGITQDENLTKTLLKLLPENTQTYFTSGYFNITNEYSKLILENKSQFDVLVASPDANGFLGSAGFSGNIPSVYVQLTKNFFNQVAETNRNDIKIWEYMRPKWTYHSKGLWFYDKGSELPCLTMLGSSNYGSRSVQRDLEAQITLVTTNTGLMKQLHQERVNLFQHAKPVTQSTFTKPKYVVKRWVSFATAILRHYF; the protein is encoded by the coding sequence ATGACTAAACAAAATCAAAGGTCTGACTTTAAATGGTTGAACAAGTTAGCGCCGTGTTTCGCAGTAAATGGAAATAACGTTAAAGTGATTGAAACGCCTAAAGAATTCTATTCAACGCTGCTAAACTGCATACAGAATGCGAATAAACGGATCGTTTTGTCTGCCTTGTATTTAGGCACGGATGAACTGGACAGGCAGTTGGTCAACTGCTTGAATGAAAAGATCAAAGAAAAAGGGACAGATCTTGATGTGGATATATTACTTGATTATACAAGAGGCACCAGGGGTGAAACTAACTCCAAAACTTTGCTGGCcccaattttaaaagaaaatccaAATAACTCagttaaaatttcattttttcacaCCCCGAATTTGCGAGGAGTTGTAAAAACTTGTTTGCCTGCAAGATGGAATGAAATAGTTGGCGTCAATcatataaagttgtttatatttgacGATACCCTTGTGATAAGTGGAGCAAATTTAAGCACAAACTATTTTGAGCAGCGCCAAGATAGATATATGTCATTCACTAAAGTTAAAAAGCTTGCAGACTACTTTCAAGCGCTTACAAAAACAGTGAGCTCTTTTTCGTTCCAACTACAACCTAACGGTGAACTGAAACTATCAGAGGGATGTCCGCATCACCCAGTTACCGGGAACTTTCAAGAATACGCAGTATTTGTGCGAACATCTATGCAACCTTATAGTTTACCATATAGATATGAAGACAATAAGAACCAAAGCGTTTTGCAAGATTGGAACCCTTTTCGTATTCTGTTCAACAAGTTCTTTCCAACCATAAACCCCCAAATATGCGAAAATATGTCTAATGACACTGATTCAAGTATAAGTCCCTGCCAGTCTGCCACAAAGTCAGATTGTGACGACTGCGATACGTTCGTTTACCCCTCCCTCCAACTAGGATGTGTAGGAATAACCCAGGATGAAAACCTGACAAAAACCTTACTCAAACTTCTACCTGAAAATACGCAAACTTATTTTACATCGGGCTACTTTAACATAACAAACGAATACAGTAAGTTAATCTTGGAAAATAAAAGTCAATTTGATGTTCTCGTCGCGTCACCAGATGCCAACGGATTTCTTGGCTCCGCTGGTTTTTCCGGAAATATCCCATCTGTGTACGTGCAGTTaaccaaaaacttttttaaccaagTTGCAGAAACAAATCGGAACGATATTAAAATATGGGAGTACATGAGGCCGAAGTGGACCTACCATTCTAAAGGGCTGTGGTTTTATGACAAAGGTTCTGAACTACCTTGTCTAACTATGCTTGGCTCGTCTAATTACGGCTCTAGATCAGTGCAAAGGGACTTGGAAGCACAAATCACCCTTGTAACAACTAATACTGGCTTAATGAAGCAACTTCACCAAGAAAGAGTCAATTTATTTCAACATGCCAAACCTGTTACTCAATCGACATTTACAAAACCGAAATACGTCGTTAAAAGATGGGTGTCGTTCGCTACTGCTATTCTAAGGCACTACTTTTAG
- the LOC100181477 gene encoding GTP-binding nuclear protein Ran-like — MQQQQQDDLVVKLVLVGDGGVGKTTFVKRHLTGEFEKKYVATLGVEVHPIVFQTQRGRIRFNVWDTAGQEKFGGLRDGYYIQGQCAIIMFDVTSRVTYKNVPNWHKDLVRVCEDIPIVLVGNKVDIKDRKVKAKAINFHRKKNLQYYDISAKSNYNFEKPFLWMARKLMGDPNLEFCAMPAMLPPEVKLDDNLMKQYEEELQNAQQCSLPDEDDDL, encoded by the exons atgcaacagCAACAGCAGGATGATCTCGTGGTCAAGTTGGTATTGGTTGGAGACGGTGGTGTTG GTAAAACCACATTCGTGAAGCGACATTTGACGGGAGAATTCGAGAAGAAATATGTGGCTACACTTGGTGTGGAAGTTCACCCCATCGTGTTTCAAACTCAACGTGGGCGAATTCGTTTCAATGTTTGGGACACGGCTGGTCAAGAAAAATTCGGGGGATTGCGTGATGGTTACTACATACag GGTCAATGCGCGATCATTATGTTCGATGTAACATCCAGAGTTACCTACAAGAACGTCCCTAATTGGCATAAAGATCTTGTGCGAGTTTGTGAAGATATTCCTATTGTCCTGGTTGGAAATAAG GTTGACATAAAGGACCGCAAGGTCAAGGCAAAAGCCATCAATTTCCATCGTAAGAAGAACCTTCAATACTACGATATTTCTGCCAAGTCAAACTACAACTTTGAAAAACCATTCTTGTGGATGGCTCGCAAACTCATGGGCGACCCCAACCTTGAGTTCTGTGCCATGCCAGCAATGCTTCCTCCCGAGGTGAAACTGGACGACAACCTCATGAAACAATACGAAGAGGAACTCCAAAACGCCCAGCAATGCTCACTCCCCGACGAAGACGATGATTTATAA
- the LOC100187039 gene encoding uncharacterized protein LOC100187039: MDANDVDKLNLQAQENNFTLQYFGTNAEDCSDVIFNQCIKNFSDLIPETINSLENCFPGVYTQDEINNCLQQFIQRFYRSLELNSDIFHKYCKQYIFNIPRGTLLPMCAVQKHYAEQKLVCDSENSVDAATKLEQKTSETKESIRELKFENSARRQHLAELEKLEKSLDSFNSKLTEVETFDLFFEETFESVKHLNQCMKSVQN; the protein is encoded by the coding sequence ATGGACGCTAACGATGTCGATAAATTGAATCTTCAAGCGcaagaaaacaattttactttGCAATATTTCGGGACAAACGCAGAAGATTGTTCTGATGTTATTTTCAATCAGtgtattaaaaacttttctgACCTGATCCCAGAAACGATCAATTCTTTGGAGAACTGTTTTCCAGGGGTTTACACCCAAGATGAGATAAATAACTGTCTACAACAGTTTATACAACGTTTCTACCGCTCTTTAGAACTTAATTCTGACATATTTCACAAATACTGCAAGCAATATATCTTCAACATACCACGTGGTACCCTGCTGCCTATGTGTGCAGTACAAAAACATTATGCAGAGCAGAAATTGGTTTGTGATAGCGAAAATTCTGTAGACGCTGCAACAAAACTGGAGCAAAAAACTTCCGAAACAAAAGAATCAATCAGAGaattaaagtttgaaaattcTGCACGAAGACAACATCTTGCAGAATtagaaaaacttgaaaaatccCTCGATTCATTTAATTCTAAACTAACAGAAGTCGAAacttttgatttatttttcgAAGAAACTTTTGAATCTGTCAAGCACTTAAACCAGTGCATGAAAAGTGTTcaaaattaa
- the LOC100184645 gene encoding homer protein homolog 2 isoform X2: MGEVPIFTSKAHVFVIDPVTKKSWIPSSRSAVAVNFFFDSARRSYRIISVDGTKAIINSTVTPDMVFTKTSAKFGQWADVRANTVYGLGFATDVLLSKFTEHFEDIRERATDLSDQKEIRATTNGEVETDDSDTRSAKKEELQPDDEMLSSASDDSRSTNQSIQELKSLKISHDRLKLALAQSTANSKKWETELQALKNTNALADLKREMEKLHKENSEKSQECNMLQQRIGVLTVVEKQHNECSARHQKAYDENFRLKERISGLEDRLNDTQRDRVRRQTEAQQLLGQLASHLTDITEVTQKLQSVL; encoded by the exons ATGGG GGAAGTACCGATCTTCACAAGCAAAGCTCACGTGTTCGTTATCGATCCCGTCACCAAGAAATCATGGATCCCATCGAGCAGATCAGCCGTTGCCGTCAATTTCTTCTTTGATTCTGCCCGACGATCATACAGAATAATAAGCGTAGATGGGACAAAA GCAATAATAAACAGCACGGTAACTCCGGACATGGTGTTCACGAAGACGTCAGCTAAGTTTGGGCAGTGGGCAGACGTGAGGGCTAACACTGTGTACGGACTCGGATTCGCAACCGACGttttgttgtctaaatttacTGAACATTTCGAAGACATAAG AGAGCGAGCAACAGACCTGAGCGATCAAAAGGAGATTCGAGCAACAACCAACGGGGAAGTTGAAACTGATGATTCGGATACAAGAAGCGCAAAGAAAGAA GAATTACAACCGGACGATGAAATGTTAAGTTCGGCTTCCGATGACAGTAGATCAACTAACCAAAGCATACAAGAACTCAAATCATTGAAAATAAGCCATGATAGACTTAAACTAGCTCTTGCACAAAG CACTGCCAACTCAAAGAAATGGGAAACGGAGCTCCAAGCTTTGAAAAACACGAACGCTC TTGCCGATCTAAAAAGAGAGATGGAAAAACTGCACAAGGAGAATTCCGAGAAATCGCAAGAGTGCAATATGTTGCAACAGAGAATTGGAGTTCTTACTGTGGTTGAGAAACAACATAATGAGTGTTCTGCAAGACACCAG AAAGCATACGACGAGAACTTCCGTTTGAAAGAACGGATCTCTGGTTTGGAAGATCGTCTTAACGACACACAGCGAGATCGCGTACGACGACAAACGGAGGCTCAACAACTACTCGGCCAACTTGCGTCGCATCTCACTGACATCACAGAAGTCACACAAAAGCTGCAATCTGTCCTGTAG
- the LOC100184645 gene encoding homer protein homolog 2 isoform X1, translating into MGEVPIFTSKAHVFVIDPVTKKSWIPSSRSAVAVNFFFDSARRSYRIISVDGTKAIINSTVTPDMVFTKTSAKFGQWADVRANTVYGLGFATDVLLSKFTEHFEDIRERATDLSDQKEIRATTNGEVETDDSDTRSAKKEELQPDDEMLSSASDDSRSTNQSIQELKSLKISHDRLKLALAQSTANSKKWETELQALKNTNARLTTALQESMSNVDQWHRQLTLYKEENEQFKKKIKELENDKNKGAELNDRVADLKREMEKLHKENSEKSQECNMLQQRIGVLTVVEKQHNECSARHQKAYDENFRLKERISGLEDRLNDTQRDRVRRQTEAQQLLGQLASHLTDITEVTQKLQSVL; encoded by the exons ATGGG GGAAGTACCGATCTTCACAAGCAAAGCTCACGTGTTCGTTATCGATCCCGTCACCAAGAAATCATGGATCCCATCGAGCAGATCAGCCGTTGCCGTCAATTTCTTCTTTGATTCTGCCCGACGATCATACAGAATAATAAGCGTAGATGGGACAAAA GCAATAATAAACAGCACGGTAACTCCGGACATGGTGTTCACGAAGACGTCAGCTAAGTTTGGGCAGTGGGCAGACGTGAGGGCTAACACTGTGTACGGACTCGGATTCGCAACCGACGttttgttgtctaaatttacTGAACATTTCGAAGACATAAG AGAGCGAGCAACAGACCTGAGCGATCAAAAGGAGATTCGAGCAACAACCAACGGGGAAGTTGAAACTGATGATTCGGATACAAGAAGCGCAAAGAAAGAA GAATTACAACCGGACGATGAAATGTTAAGTTCGGCTTCCGATGACAGTAGATCAACTAACCAAAGCATACAAGAACTCAAATCATTGAAAATAAGCCATGATAGACTTAAACTAGCTCTTGCACAAAG CACTGCCAACTCAAAGAAATGGGAAACGGAGCTCCAAGCTTTGAAAAACACGAACGCTCGTTTGACAACAGCATTACAGGAGTCTATGTCTAATGTAGATCAATGGCATCGGCAACTTACTTTGTATAAAGAGGAAaatgaacaatttaaaaagaag ATTAAAGAGCTTGAAAATGATAAGAACAAAGGAGCTGAACTGAACGACAGAGTTGCCGATCTAAAAAGAGAGATGGAAAAACTGCACAAGGAGAATTCCGAGAAATCGCAAGAGTGCAATATGTTGCAACAGAGAATTGGAGTTCTTACTGTGGTTGAGAAACAACATAATGAGTGTTCTGCAAGACACCAG AAAGCATACGACGAGAACTTCCGTTTGAAAGAACGGATCTCTGGTTTGGAAGATCGTCTTAACGACACACAGCGAGATCGCGTACGACGACAAACGGAGGCTCAACAACTACTCGGCCAACTTGCGTCGCATCTCACTGACATCACAGAAGTCACACAAAAGCTGCAATCTGTCCTGTAG